The DNA segment AGGTACACAGGGCACCCAGGGCCTTGTCCGTTTCATCTCGAACACTGCTGGACTGCTGGTGTGTCTGGGTCTTCCACTGGTAATACTGCTCAAAGGCATGCTCGTCCACCTCTTCTGGGGAGAACAGACCAAAGACTGCAGCCAGGGACATGCTCACCTCCTGTGGGATTCAAACATTCATGAACAAACGTTCAGACATTGGTAGATAAGCATTTGATTTCCAATTAAGTTGATCTGATTCAAAAAAGCCCATCATTTACAAACTCTTCCAGAAACTTGGATTGTTAGTTCTTGTACCTCGAGTTTCTCTAAGCGCTTTCTGACAGGCAAACTCTTTGCCTCTTCCAAGAAGGCTTCCACAGTGGCAGTCAGCACACTGCGCACCTCGTTTCTGTTGGTGATCAAATCCCCAAGCTGCTCCATCTGTGCAATTGAGGTCAAAACGGTCATTTCACACCAAAAAAAATTGTACTCTGATGGGACATGATTGCCGTCAAGATGACAACTCACCGTTTCACACTCTCTCAGCTTCTCTTGGGCCTGCATGTAATCATGCCGTGCCGCATCCAACTTCCCCATGGTGCCAGGGGCGGAGATGCTGTCGTTTATGACTGTGCTAATAGACTCCATCAGGCTGTCACTATCTGTTAAACCCGGGCTTCTTTCCCTGGTCCATCAAAATACATGAAAAACCATTCATGAAAGGCAAAGGCAGCTCAGTGGCTGCATACATGCTGTCACTTCAATATTATCGTCCTGTTAATAAATAATCGCAGCATAAGCGGGTGTGACACCTGCAATATTTTGAAGCCTTGCAGTACCTTAATCCCCTCAAAGAAATGACTTTCTCTGCCAGTCGGCAGAATTGCTCAGACACTGCAGAGTCCACAAGCTTATCCATTTCCTTCTCATTTCTTTGCATTTCTTCCCTAGCAGACTAGGCATGGGGGAGAGATAAACAAACACCAGAGTCTCATTTAGAGACCCAGCTGTAGACAAACATACAGACTGAGAAGCTAATGAGAACATCAGCCCTAGACCTTTATGTCCAAACACACAACATCACTACTGACTGCAACCCTACAGCGTCCCTCCGTCCTCATACCTGCACTACCACTGCACTTCCATACTTATGACCCTGCCAACAACAAAAAGACCACTTATGTACATATTCATTAAATGTTCCTAACATTTATGAAATCCAATTATAGAAGGAGTGTTTGGATGAACAACTACATTATTCTTTAAGCTGTTATAACTTAATAATATCTGCATATCCACATGGCTTGTTTGGTAGGCCTAAGTGTAGTCACACCCATAATAGCAAGAGTGATTAATGCACAGACCTCTCACAACCTCACCTCAAGCTCAAACTTTGCAACTCGCAGGTGTTTCTCAAGCTCTTCCGATTGGCCCCGAAGCAGATCCTTCTCCACCCTATACTTCTCGGTCTCTCTCAGGTTCTCCTCTTTCAGCCTCTGTAACAGTGATAACACACGACAGTGTCGATGCACACATCAGTCTCTCCACCCTGATCCTCTGGGCCTACAGCCCTgcacgttttagatgtttccctgatccgacacacctgattcaaatgaatgttttgtCAATCAAgttctgcagaagcctgataacgacccattcatttgaatcaggtgtgtaggaagagggagacacctaaaacatgcagggtaGTTGGTCCAGATTACAAGGGTTGAGAAAAGCTCTTGTAGATGCCTGTAGCTGTGACTGGAGATGTCTACTTTCAGAGAACAACCTGCAGCTCTGAGCGAGTGTCACTCAGTTCCTTCTCCTTTTGCTGGGTAATCTGTTGCTGAGCATCGTGTTCTGCCTTCAGTTTCTCATTCTCCACCAAAACATCCAGTTCCATGTTTATTTTGATTGAGTCGATTGGCTGTGGGGCTGCGACAGTGTTTTTCTCCCTATTGAACATAAAGACAAAAGATCAGGTTAGCCATTAAAGGTTATAAGCCTTAACTGTATCAGTTTGAGTATCCAGCAATGAACTGTACATCAGCACTGATCACCACATTGCAAAACACTCCAAACGGTTCCCTTTAACACAAAGACACTGTACGGGCCCAGGTTTGCCCCTTCTCAACTGACTCACTTGGGATGATGAGTCATTTGTAGTTGGATTGTATTCTTCCTTGAAACCATGACAAAGTAAACAACGTGGACCTTATCACTCACAAAACCCATCTTTCCTAAATCCCAGAGAAACTTAATGGTGCCAATACTGTTTTACACTGAGAGACAACTCATTTCAAAGTGAAAAGGATGAAACACAGGCCCCTGAGGTGTTGTTGCTCTATAAACATAACCTGCAGAGCTCTGATAGTGGAGAATGGTTcccagagggagcaggagacagCAGTATCAGCCCTGCACCAGAGACAGCTACTCCAGCAGGAAGACAGACCCCCCAGCAGCTGTAGCAGGTAATCCAGACCACAGACAGAGGAAGCTAAATAAAAGGCCTCTGTTGTTCCTAGCTAAGAAAACCAAGATGTTCTTCGTCTGTTTCAAGCCATCAGACCCACATGTGGAAGTTCCCTCATTTATTGGAATGTGGGAAAAAGAAACTTCAGAGATTAATGACAGGGCGGAAAAATAAGCAAATATTTGAATTAAGAATACGTTAATACAGAATAACTGTATATATCTGTTCTCAAATCAGCTCTAGAGTACTGTGATATTGCCATGTTCTCTTAGATCGTGTCTTACTTCACTGACTGAGGTATCTGGTCACTTAAGACCGGGCGGAGTTTGGGCATGCAGACTGGTGAGGCCGAgacgtctccctctccctggcctctctccagTAGCATGTGGGCCAGCAGGGCAGGGGAGTCCTGGAGGGAGGGCCGGGACACGGAGCTCTCTTGATTACTCCCCGGTAGACTTTGCTTGGCAAACTTCATCCTCATAAGCTCTTCGCCAATGTCCAAGTTTCCCTGGAAAGCCTGAACAAGGATTGTCCCGTCGAAGCAGACTGACTTCTTCTGGATACGTACTTTCTTACCGAGTATTAAATTCTGTAAGAAGGCTTTTCCCTGAGTGCACACCAGAAAAGTTATTTTGTCACACATGTTTCTAAGATTAATGGAAAAACACTACAGGCACATCTTTGTAGTCATCCCAACACCTTAAGGACAGGCTACTGAGCAGTCTTACCTGCTTGAAATGTTGAGAGTCATGGTCACTGGACACATGGAAGCCCCAGAACTTGTACTTCTTGGCCAATGATGGGGACTGTAAATCCACTGGCAGTTCAACAACTGCTGATCGACTGACAACCTCCGAATTCCCATAGTCAATGTAGGACACATGGACCTGTACAACAACAGGATAGATTTAGTTGTTATTGTTGTCTGTGGTAAatggtaggctactgtatggTTTCGTTTAATTTTAAATGAGGGAAATAGAAACcgcttaaaataaaaaaaatcaaaccACTAATTCGCTACACAACTAAATAAATATGTATGGATTTGTTTGTTCAAAATCATCAAACTCAAGGCCTTCTAAAACGGCTTACTGCTTCCTCACCTTATCATCAATCTGCTGTTGGACCTTGCATCTATACCAACAGCTGTCCTCAGAGAACATTGCCCCATATATCTGCACAAGAAGGACATACAATTCGGATTTAGTCTACTCTAGACAGTCGCATTCATCTAGGTCAACTGTAAGATGCCTTCCAATACGCCTGTTGTCCGATCATCTTACCTTCTGAGGAATTGGGGTTCCAAACAACCTTGGATATTCTGGACACTTGTGTGCCAAAATGTTGCTCATCGCCTCAATTGCTTGGTCCTCATTGACATTCTACACAGAGCAAATTATAATCATACTAAAATCATGAAAATTGTACACCGACTAGCCTACATGCCTTGATTGTACAATTATAACGTGAACCACGTGTACCTGTGCCCAAAATGTGATGGCATCCAAAACGTGGGTGACGCCAACAAGCTCCACTAAAATAAGTTAGAAATGTGTTAGCCTACAGGTGTACTAATGTTTTCAATGATCCGAAATTCACATTACTAGTTGTTGCTACTCACTTTTCTCACGGTCCATTTTGGGTTGGTCCATGACTTTTTATTGACTAGAAGTGTGACGTAGAAAACTACACAGCGAATAAATATTAGCAAGTTAAAATACAATCACAAAATTAGCGGCAAAGTAGACTCAACGAACTAGACTTGCAAACATTCAAATTATTACACTTTTATCTGGTAAAATTTAATAATTCTGGATAGAGAACTAACTAGTTAGTCAACTCCCTGTCTGAATCAGTTAGCCTTTAACAGTCGCATTTAGCATAGTTGTGACAGGTGAACACTTCATATTTCGTTTCAATGTGTTTTATTGTATACAAGTTAAATATTTAAAGATGCACTCCAAGCTGACAGTGAAGTTTGCAAGTTTAGTAAAACATTTGCTGGGTTTTAGTCTCACCTGTCCTTGATTCTGGAGGAAATTATTTTGAACAAATGATGCGCGCGTGATTGAACTCACTGCCTCATGGGAAATTATCTAGCCTACAACATTTGGGATAGCCTACAAGTCTGTAGCCTATTCACACAATGGTAATATTTTGGATTTTACCATTAATATACGTGTATGTAACATTGTGAACTGCTTACACACAACGTATTTTATTTTAAAGGGGCCAATGACCAGGTTCACTTTCACTAATTCATACACAAGTTACAAACATTATTAGTGTACAACTGGCGGTCCACACACATTGCCGCCATCTGCTGAAGGCACTGACAGTAGCGGCTACTTTATTAGATTGGTGTGCAATATGCATGCCAATCTAATAAACTTAAAACATGCCAAAACTGATGTTATTTGGTAGGCTTACTGTGAAATAGACTGCATACAATTTTCTTCGCATCTGcagttttttaattattattcggGAAGCAAATCTTTTTTAGAAAAACGccattttcatattttgtaTCAAATAAAAACACGCCAATCAACTACATTGCCCGATCCTCCACCTGTATTCAGTTTTACTTTCAACAAAAATCTAGCCTACCGTAAGATACTTCAAACAGCACATTGAAAGACAGGCAACACAGTAATTTTGTTTCCATAAACCCATGGTTTAATCTAAAATATTTTAGACTTTATTTAACCCATAACAATAACATGCTTCAGGTGTCTTTATTTCTTCGTTTTAACTCCGAGTAGCATTCATACTCCACACAATATTCTTCGTTGAGTCACTTAGTGACATCTGCCCCATACATGAAGTCGTCTGGTAACGTCTCTGGAGGGATGCTGGAGAGTTGCTCATCAAAGGAGCGGAGTGTCCACAGTTTCTCCAGTTCATACAGCTCTCTGGCCTCTGGAAGCATGAAATGGACCACAATGCTTCCTTGAGGAGACAAAAAACATTGGaaagaatttttttttaaatcagcaAAGAAATACCATCCCAATAGCCTGATGCTGACATTTCAGAATCCCACCATACCAAAGTCAATGCACATCCAGT comes from the Osmerus eperlanus chromosome 7, fOsmEpe2.1, whole genome shotgun sequence genome and includes:
- the stk31 gene encoding serine/threonine kinase 31 isoform X1; translated protein: MDQPKMDREKMELVGVTHVLDAITFWAQNVNEDQAIEAMSNILAHKCPEYPRLFGTPIPQKIYGAMFSEDSCWYRCKVQQQIDDKVHVSYIDYGNSEVVSRSAVVELPVDLQSPSLAKKYKFWGFHVSSDHDSQHFKQGKAFLQNLILGKKVRIQKKSVCFDGTILVQAFQGNLDIGEELMRMKFAKQSLPGSNQESSVSRPSLQDSPALLAHMLLERGQGEGDVSASPVCMPKLRPVLSDQIPQSVKEKNTVAAPQPIDSIKINMELDVLVENEKLKAEHDAQQQITQQKEKELSDTRSELQRLKEENLRETEKYRVEKDLLRGQSEELEKHLRVAKFELEGHKYGSAVVVQSAREEMQRNEKEMDKLVDSAVSEQFCRLAEKVISLRGLRERSPGLTDSDSLMESISTVINDSISAPGTMGKLDAARHDYMQAQEKLRECETMEQLGDLITNRNEVRSVLTATVEAFLEEAKSLPVRKRLEKLEEVSMSLAAVFGLFSPEEVDEHAFEQYYQWKTQTHQQSSSVRDETDKALGALCTWSENIGKFFCLSNNTSVSVTDLIGGISEILKQAELHVCKEMDVSKSVANNQNNKVVTNAFHKVMQHIHEEKKVLNDLMEKYLMNTKGEMLQWQNASPTPDTLFSIKKRIRTLRSQLRWRQVEESTLEECEELDLTEILKKKEEITETRKALFQEIAREKEEYTKLSALVEAGFPELPLLYPETDIHSFMSSGGLLVSSLDKDMFDAEPMRELSDHRPLVHTEFQGQRVILKSYTVNEEVEERVLERTAQFHRARTQGEAVAGILSLLALFFSKSDPLAYVMVPYFPNGSLKAVQTASPLSTSEVCKVMKGVAQGLESLHAVGITHASLNPSNVFVLNRQQGMVGDFDFTKTPEQRAVSRGMVAGSVSLVAPELRQGSAPPSPASDMFSFGCLLLWLHVPDFNGALNTLDELKLVPKLQALLSKLLVSERRLTAVEVLADHYFQSDEA
- the stk31 gene encoding serine/threonine kinase 31 isoform X2, with product MDQPKMDREKMELVGVTHVLDAITFWAQNVNEDQAIEAMSNILAHKCPEYPRLFGTPIPQKIYGAMFSEDSCWYRCKVQQQIDDKVHVSYIDYGNSEVVSRSAVVELPVDLQSPSLAKKYKFWGFHVSSDHDSQHFKQGKAFLQNLILGKKVRIQKKSVCFDGTILVQAFQGNLDIGEELMRMKFAKQSLPGSNQESSVSRPSLQDSPALLAHMLLERGQGEGDVSASPVCMPKLRPVLSDQIPQSVKEKNTVAAPQPIDSIKINMELDVLVENEKLKAEHDAQQQITQQKEKELSDTRSELQRLKEENLRETEKYRVEKDLLRGQSEELEKHLRVAKFELESAREEMQRNEKEMDKLVDSAVSEQFCRLAEKVISLRGLRERSPGLTDSDSLMESISTVINDSISAPGTMGKLDAARHDYMQAQEKLRECETMEQLGDLITNRNEVRSVLTATVEAFLEEAKSLPVRKRLEKLEEVSMSLAAVFGLFSPEEVDEHAFEQYYQWKTQTHQQSSSVRDETDKALGALCTWSENIGKFFCLSNNTSVSVTDLIGGISEILKQAELHVCKEMDVSKSVANNQNNKVVTNAFHKVMQHIHEEKKVLNDLMEKYLMNTKGEMLQWQNASPTPDTLFSIKKRIRTLRSQLRWRQVEESTLEECEELDLTEILKKKEEITETRKALFQEIAREKEEYTKLSALVEAGFPELPLLYPETDIHSFMSSGGLLVSSLDKDMFDAEPMRELSDHRPLVHTEFQGQRVILKSYTVNEEVEERVLERTAQFHRARTQGEAVAGILSLLALFFSKSDPLAYVMVPYFPNGSLKAVQTASPLSTSEVCKVMKGVAQGLESLHAVGITHASLNPSNVFVLNRQQGMVGDFDFTKTPEQRAVSRGMVAGSVSLVAPELRQGSAPPSPASDMFSFGCLLLWLHVPDFNGALNTLDELKLVPKLQALLSKLLVSERRLTAVEVLADHYFQSDEA